In Deinococcus ficus, a single genomic region encodes these proteins:
- a CDS encoding alpha/beta fold hydrolase translates to MNTGHHADVNGLQLYYERHGEASPGRSPLVLIHGGFGATETFDHLIPSLAASRPVIAVDLQAHGRTADIDRPMRFESLADDVAALLRSPNVEQADVLGCSVGGGVALRCAIQFPPLVRKLIVISFPAASTGYFPEVVAQQRQIRREAAEHLRSGPLFKLYARLAGPGAPRG, encoded by the coding sequence ATGAACACGGGACACCATGCGGATGTCAACGGTCTGCAGCTGTACTACGAGCGGCACGGTGAAGCCTCGCCCGGACGCAGTCCCCTGGTGCTGATCCACGGGGGATTCGGGGCCACGGAGACATTTGACCACCTGATCCCCAGCCTGGCGGCCTCGCGACCAGTGATCGCGGTGGACCTCCAGGCCCATGGACGCACGGCGGACATCGACCGGCCCATGCGGTTCGAATCCCTCGCCGACGACGTCGCGGCCCTGCTGCGGAGCCCGAACGTCGAACAGGCCGACGTCCTCGGGTGCTCGGTGGGTGGGGGCGTGGCCCTGCGCTGCGCCATTCAATTTCCGCCGCTGGTGCGCAAGTTGATCGTCATCTCGTTTCCGGCGGCGTCCACCGGCTACTTCCCGGAAGTCGTCGCCCAGCAGCGGCAGATTCGCCGGGAAGCAGCCGAGCATCTGCGGAGCGGTCCCCTCTTCAAGTTGTACGCGCGGCTGGCCGGACCTGGTGCACCGCGTGGGTGA
- a CDS encoding SDR family oxidoreductase produces the protein MRAADGVVLVTGGSRGIGAATCVLAAGQGYAVGVNYLQDATAARRVIEQIGALGGRAVAIQGDASAEPDVPRLFDTLQEAFGPVTALVNNAGVLDRQARVEAIGAARLRRVLETNVVGPFLCAAEAVRRMSTRHGGAGGVIVNVSSRAAVLGSPGEYVDYAMSKGALDTLTVGLAKEVAAEGIRVNAVRPGIIDTAIHASGGEPGRAARLGPGLPLGRAGTPEEVAEAIVWLLSGASSFVTGAFIDVGGGR, from the coding sequence ATGCGTGCAGCGGACGGAGTGGTGTTGGTCACAGGGGGCAGCCGGGGCATCGGGGCGGCCACCTGCGTGCTCGCGGCCGGTCAGGGGTACGCCGTCGGGGTGAACTACCTCCAGGACGCCACGGCCGCCAGGCGGGTCATTGAGCAGATCGGCGCGCTGGGTGGGCGGGCCGTCGCCATTCAGGGGGACGCCAGCGCCGAACCGGACGTGCCACGCCTGTTCGACACGCTCCAGGAAGCGTTCGGACCCGTGACCGCGCTGGTGAACAACGCCGGAGTCCTGGACCGGCAGGCCCGGGTGGAAGCGATCGGCGCGGCCCGGTTACGGCGCGTGCTGGAGACCAACGTGGTCGGGCCGTTTCTGTGCGCGGCCGAAGCGGTTCGGCGCATGTCCACGCGTCACGGCGGGGCAGGCGGGGTGATCGTGAACGTGTCCAGCCGGGCGGCCGTGCTCGGGTCACCGGGCGAGTACGTCGATTACGCCATGAGCAAGGGGGCCCTGGACACGCTGACCGTGGGCCTGGCGAAGGAGGTCGCGGCCGAGGGCATCCGCGTGAACGCGGTGCGGCCCGGAATTATCGACACGGCCATTCACGCGTCGGGGGGCGAACCGGGCCGCGCGGCGCGCCTGGGCCCCGGCCTGCCGCTGGGCCGCGCGGGGACGCCTGAGGAGGTGGCCGAGGCCATCGTGTGGCTGCTTTCGGGGGCGTCCTCGTTCGTGACCGGTGCCTTCATCGATGTCGGAGGGGGCCGCTGA
- a CDS encoding glucose-repressible protein Grg1, with product MSDKSVGERLGAAVDAVKEKVNQGADRTRAEAHEFNAETASNPVDRVMEEGKAAVDHAKADLHGARADQQADKASE from the coding sequence ATGAGTGACAAGAGTGTCGGCGAACGGCTCGGCGCCGCTGTAGACGCCGTGAAGGAGAAGGTCAATCAAGGCGCTGACCGGACCCGGGCGGAGGCCCATGAGTTCAACGCGGAAACGGCCAGCAATCCCGTGGACCGGGTGATGGAGGAAGGCAAAGCCGCGGTCGACCACGCCAAAGCGGACCTGCACGGCGCGCGGGCGGACCAGCAGGCGGACAAGGCGAGCGAGTAA
- a CDS encoding NmrA family NAD(P)-binding protein, whose translation MTPPTFALAGAAGDLGSRIARALVSRGAEVRALIRPDTAAEDRTHLKSLGLTLTPADPNDVTAMAAAVEGARCVVSALNGLDDVILGRQEVLLHAAVQAGVPRFIPSDYSEEYTRITPGTNRNLDLRREFMARADRAPIQVTSVLNGAFMDLLGAEMPIIQPAIHRVLYWENADQPLDFTTKDDVAAYVAAAALDDTTPRFLRIAGDTLSARDLAAVMTDVTGQRYRTLRAGGLGTLGLMIKVAQRVAPQPGEPFPAWQGMQYMRDMFSGQGKLTPLDNARYPEVRWTSVREQMTRRRSA comes from the coding sequence ATGACGCCCCCCACCTTTGCCCTCGCGGGCGCCGCCGGCGACCTCGGGTCCCGCATTGCCCGGGCCCTCGTCTCCCGCGGCGCGGAGGTCCGCGCACTGATTCGTCCCGACACCGCTGCTGAGGACCGCACGCACCTGAAGTCCCTCGGCCTGACCCTCACGCCCGCCGATCCCAACGACGTGACCGCCATGGCCGCCGCCGTTGAGGGCGCCCGCTGCGTCGTCTCCGCCCTCAACGGCCTGGACGACGTCATCCTCGGCCGCCAGGAGGTTCTGCTGCACGCCGCCGTGCAGGCCGGGGTGCCGCGCTTCATTCCGTCGGACTACTCCGAGGAGTACACCAGGATCACCCCAGGCACCAACCGCAACCTCGACCTCCGGCGCGAATTCATGGCCCGCGCCGACCGTGCGCCCATCCAGGTCACTTCCGTGCTCAACGGGGCGTTCATGGACCTGCTGGGCGCCGAGATGCCCATCATCCAACCGGCGATTCACCGCGTCCTGTACTGGGAGAACGCCGACCAGCCTCTGGACTTCACGACCAAGGACGACGTGGCCGCGTACGTGGCGGCCGCCGCGCTGGACGACACCACGCCCCGCTTCCTGCGTATCGCCGGCGACACCCTCAGCGCCCGGGACCTCGCGGCCGTCATGACCGACGTCACCGGCCAGCGCTACCGCACCCTGCGCGCCGGAGGGCTGGGCACGCTCGGGCTGATGATCAAGGTCGCGCAGCGCGTCGCCCCTCAGCCCGGGGAGCCCTTCCCCGCGTGGCAGGGCATGCAGTACATGCGGGACATGTTCAGTGGCCAGGGAAAACTCACTCCACTGGACAACGCCCGCTATCCGGAAGTGCGCTGGACCAGCGTGCGGGAACAGATGACCAGACGCCGCTCAGCCTGA
- a CDS encoding carboxypeptidase-like regulatory domain-containing protein — MNKITLAAVLTTTLLASAASAATPAQKGFITGTVVNEKGQPLPGVEIDVDNTLSYDSSLVTYTDAQGRYKVDVRKLPFTFQVYAKLKIKYGDTTVKVELVPNNPDAVAGVAGGVRDFVLKPKPVTSEDPYGNLACVFVERGIGEYDVDTAQVQVTLTPVGKLADGSAGTARTFKLLPSGSGPVIPNIMWGTYKVTATLNGKPLEIRRRTSPNTFQWSTSFTGGFVRDYNINQPNMYLEVRLPGSGN; from the coding sequence ATGAACAAGATCACCCTCGCCGCCGTGCTCACCACCACTCTGCTGGCCTCCGCCGCCAGTGCCGCCACACCCGCCCAGAAGGGGTTCATCACCGGCACCGTCGTCAACGAGAAGGGCCAGCCCCTCCCAGGCGTGGAAATCGACGTGGACAACACGCTGTCGTACGACAGCAGCCTCGTCACGTACACCGACGCCCAGGGCCGCTACAAGGTGGATGTCCGCAAGCTCCCCTTCACGTTCCAGGTCTACGCCAAACTGAAGATCAAGTACGGTGACACCACCGTGAAGGTCGAACTCGTACCCAACAACCCGGACGCGGTGGCCGGCGTGGCAGGCGGCGTTCGGGACTTCGTGCTGAAGCCCAAGCCCGTCACGTCCGAGGACCCCTACGGCAACCTCGCCTGCGTCTTCGTGGAGCGCGGCATCGGCGAGTACGACGTGGACACGGCGCAGGTGCAGGTGACGCTGACGCCGGTCGGGAAGCTCGCCGACGGCTCGGCCGGAACGGCACGCACGTTCAAGCTGCTGCCCAGCGGAAGCGGTCCCGTCATTCCCAACATCATGTGGGGCACCTACAAGGTAACGGCCACACTGAACGGGAAACCGCTGGAGATCCGGCGCCGCACCAGCCCCAACACGTTCCAGTGGTCCACCAGCTTCACGGGCGGGTTCGTGCGGGACTACAACATCAACCAGCCCAACATGTATCTCGAAGTCCGTCTGCCCGGGAGCGGGAACTGA
- a CDS encoding peroxiredoxin, with amino-acid sequence MSLSIGDRVPVMTAVQDTGRPYELTPGRWRVLFFFPKTATTHCQLQARRYQAVMDQFQALGVDVLGVNGDAKQEQALFRDLCKLDYPLLNDQDHTLSGAFGVLDEPWPGEDLRRARRETFLVAPDGVIMDHWTDVNPAEDAGVVLARVRERVARPPV; translated from the coding sequence ATGTCCCTGTCGATTGGTGATCGAGTCCCTGTGATGACGGCTGTGCAGGACACCGGCCGGCCGTACGAGCTCACGCCCGGCCGCTGGCGGGTCCTGTTCTTCTTTCCGAAGACCGCCACCACGCACTGCCAGTTGCAGGCGCGGCGGTACCAGGCGGTGATGGATCAGTTCCAGGCGCTGGGCGTCGACGTCTTGGGCGTCAACGGGGACGCGAAGCAGGAACAGGCGCTGTTCCGTGACCTGTGCAAGCTGGACTACCCGCTGCTCAACGACCAGGACCACACCCTCAGCGGCGCCTTCGGTGTCCTGGATGAGCCGTGGCCCGGGGAGGACCTGCGCCGCGCGCGACGGGAGACGTTCCTGGTCGCGCCCGATGGGGTGATCATGGATCACTGGACGGACGTCAATCCGGCTGAGGATGCGGGCGTGGTCTTGGCGCGCGTCCGGGAGCGTGTGGCGCGGCCGCCCGTCTGA
- a CDS encoding sugar-binding transcriptional regulator: MDVTTAVTDDQAAQAVQVARLYYHQGLTTDAIARELGLSRPKVSRLLTMARRTGLVEIRIHDPQAHPQSLEVQLQTRYPFLHAHVVGVPVNSTEDTWLDRVAVATASVLGSVVRPGQTVGLAWGNTLDAVSRVLQPRRLSNLEFVQLNGSASAVDFTGGFITDTITRFSRAYGGRAHLFPIPTFFDDPATKEAMWRERSVQHVLQLQAQADVLLYSVGSRQAHRPSHVYVSGILDPQDLSRLDAEGVVGDIATVFYRADGSYDTVSLNARASGPDLRLMQQAPHAICVASGLGKVEALRAALLGQLMNTLITDENTARALLQQDPAADQHPLPGENPSEKRISRV, translated from the coding sequence ATGGACGTGACCACTGCCGTGACCGACGATCAGGCCGCCCAGGCGGTGCAGGTGGCCCGTCTGTACTACCACCAGGGCCTGACGACCGACGCCATCGCGCGGGAACTTGGCCTCTCCCGCCCGAAGGTCAGCCGTCTCCTCACGATGGCCCGGCGCACCGGCCTGGTGGAAATCCGCATCCATGACCCGCAGGCCCACCCGCAGAGCCTGGAAGTCCAGCTCCAGACGCGCTACCCGTTCCTGCACGCCCATGTCGTGGGGGTACCGGTGAACAGCACCGAGGACACCTGGCTCGACCGGGTCGCCGTCGCGACCGCCAGCGTGCTCGGCAGCGTCGTGCGGCCTGGGCAGACCGTGGGCCTCGCCTGGGGCAACACCCTGGACGCCGTGTCCCGCGTGCTGCAACCGCGGCGCCTCAGCAACCTCGAGTTCGTGCAGCTCAACGGCAGCGCGAGCGCCGTGGACTTCACCGGAGGCTTCATCACCGACACCATCACCCGCTTTTCCCGCGCCTACGGCGGGCGCGCCCACCTCTTCCCCATCCCCACCTTCTTCGACGATCCCGCCACGAAAGAGGCCATGTGGCGTGAGCGAAGCGTGCAGCACGTGCTTCAACTGCAAGCCCAGGCCGACGTGCTGCTGTACTCCGTGGGCAGCCGCCAGGCCCACCGCCCCAGCCACGTCTACGTGTCCGGCATCCTCGACCCGCAGGACCTGTCCCGGCTCGACGCCGAGGGCGTGGTCGGCGACATCGCCACCGTCTTCTACCGCGCAGACGGCAGTTACGACACCGTGTCCCTCAACGCCCGCGCCAGTGGACCCGACCTGCGTCTCATGCAGCAGGCCCCCCATGCCATCTGCGTGGCCAGCGGCCTCGGCAAAGTAGAAGCGCTGCGTGCCGCCCTCCTGGGCCAGCTGATGAACACGCTCATCACCGACGAAAACACCGCCCGCGCCCTCCTTCAACAGGACCCGGCGGCGGACCAGCACCCCCTCCCCGGCGAGAACCCTTCCGAGAAACGCATCAGCCGGGTGTGA
- a CDS encoding PepSY-associated TM helix domain-containing protein, translated as MRRQRNARAQWNLWLRWLHTYTSMISLLVVLFFALTGITLNHPDWVFGSGETTRELSGTLRPGWIQGGDVNWLSVAEDLREQQNLHGRAGDTRMDGTEASLAFAAPGYSADVVIDAQTGRYTARVLQQDALAVLNDLHKGRDAGGSWKWLIDLSGAVLALVAVTGIGILLFLKKTRVQALSVMGVASVLVLVLAGAALR; from the coding sequence GTGCGCCGTCAGCGGAACGCCCGCGCGCAGTGGAACCTCTGGCTGCGGTGGCTGCACACGTACACCAGCATGATCAGTCTGCTGGTGGTGCTGTTCTTTGCGCTGACGGGCATCACCCTCAACCACCCGGACTGGGTGTTCGGCAGTGGCGAAACCACCCGCGAACTCAGCGGCACTCTGCGGCCCGGCTGGATTCAGGGCGGCGACGTGAACTGGCTGAGCGTGGCCGAGGACCTGCGCGAGCAACAGAATCTGCATGGCCGGGCCGGCGACACCCGTATGGACGGGACCGAAGCCAGCCTGGCATTTGCCGCACCGGGGTACAGCGCGGACGTGGTGATTGATGCCCAGACCGGCCGGTACACCGCGCGGGTATTGCAACAGGACGCCCTGGCCGTCCTGAACGACCTGCACAAGGGCCGCGACGCCGGGGGAAGCTGGAAGTGGCTGATCGACCTCAGCGGCGCGGTGCTGGCGCTGGTCGCCGTCACGGGAATCGGCATCCTGCTGTTCCTGAAAAAGACCCGCGTTCAGGCGCTGAGTGTCATGGGGGTCGCCAGCGTGCTGGTTCTCGTCCTGGCGGGTGCCGCCCTGCGGTAG
- a CDS encoding LysE family translocator: MVDVHTLTAYVFIVLGLFLIPGPAMLLTLARAASGGPRIGIGIATGLGIATGDLVHALCAVLGLSALLMTSAVAFTAVKVLGVLYLLYLGVRAFLDPPQPIDLPTVKRLGNAQAYRQGLFTEVLNPKTALFFLAFLPQFVHAERGSAALQLSVLGALFVLLSAAYTTLLAFGGGAVAGWLTRHPRAGRHQGKVVGSVYLALGLRLAFQER, from the coding sequence ATGGTCGATGTTCACACCCTCACCGCGTACGTCTTCATCGTCCTGGGCCTGTTCCTGATTCCCGGGCCTGCCATGCTCCTGACCCTGGCGCGCGCCGCGAGCGGGGGGCCCCGCATCGGCATCGGCATCGCCACCGGCCTCGGCATCGCCACCGGCGACCTCGTGCACGCTCTGTGCGCCGTCCTGGGATTGTCCGCCCTCCTGATGACCTCGGCCGTCGCCTTCACCGCCGTGAAGGTCCTCGGCGTCCTCTACCTTCTCTACCTCGGTGTGCGTGCCTTCCTGGACCCGCCGCAGCCCATCGACCTCCCCACCGTCAAGCGCCTCGGGAACGCCCAGGCCTACCGGCAGGGCCTGTTCACCGAAGTCCTCAACCCGAAAACGGCGCTGTTCTTCCTGGCGTTCCTGCCGCAGTTCGTCCACGCCGAGCGGGGCAGCGCCGCCCTCCAGCTGTCCGTCCTCGGTGCGCTGTTCGTGCTGCTCAGCGCGGCGTACACCACGCTCCTCGCGTTTGGGGGCGGGGCCGTCGCCGGATGGTTGACCCGTCATCCCCGGGCGGGGCGGCACCAGGGCAAGGTCGTTGGCTCGGTATACCTCGCCCTCGGCCTCCGGCTCGCCTTCCAGGAACGCTGA
- a CDS encoding FAD:protein FMN transferase, translated as MSRLHALLRPPYRLRSVYERLLGTEVEIQIVASTRRAAEAAEQVALAELERLNAVLNRFDPESEWRRMLSRPGVLQQVSADLRTVLALATHWQEASHGALHAGADALGAVWAAAARRGHPPHPAELAPVIQGLTEPLWTLHPGGQVTIHTPLPLGLNALAKGYVIDRMAERAFAQPGVQAVLVNAGGDLRTLGGRGLNVSVADPSTARDDAPPLTQVRVQDAALATSGLAHRGLQVGGQWYSHLLDPRTGQPVAGVTGVTVVAPLAVTADALATALSVLGVPDGLTLADRTPGAAALIVTRGGGQHASRRWAALTPT; from the coding sequence GTGAGTCGTCTGCATGCCCTGCTCCGCCCTCCCTACCGCCTGCGCAGCGTGTATGAGCGGCTGCTCGGGACCGAGGTCGAGATTCAAATCGTGGCGTCCACCCGGCGCGCTGCCGAAGCGGCGGAGCAGGTGGCGCTGGCTGAACTGGAGCGCCTGAACGCGGTCCTCAACCGCTTCGACCCTGAGAGTGAGTGGCGGCGCATGCTGAGCCGCCCCGGGGTCCTTCAGCAGGTCAGTGCTGACCTGAGGACGGTCCTGGCACTGGCCACGCACTGGCAGGAAGCGAGCCACGGAGCACTTCACGCCGGCGCGGACGCCCTGGGGGCGGTCTGGGCAGCCGCGGCCCGGCGGGGACATCCGCCGCACCCCGCCGAGCTGGCCCCGGTCATCCAGGGCCTGACCGAGCCGCTCTGGACGCTGCACCCTGGAGGCCAGGTCACCATCCACACCCCGTTGCCGTTGGGCCTCAACGCACTGGCCAAGGGGTACGTCATCGACCGCATGGCGGAGCGGGCCTTCGCACAGCCGGGGGTGCAGGCGGTCCTGGTCAATGCCGGAGGGGACCTGCGAACCCTGGGGGGACGCGGCCTGAACGTGAGCGTCGCCGACCCCTCCACCGCCCGGGACGACGCCCCGCCCCTCACGCAGGTGCGGGTCCAGGACGCGGCGCTGGCCACGAGTGGCCTCGCCCACCGCGGCCTCCAGGTGGGCGGGCAGTGGTATTCGCATCTCCTCGACCCACGCACGGGACAGCCGGTTGCCGGCGTTACCGGGGTCACGGTGGTTGCCCCCCTGGCCGTCACGGCGGACGCCCTGGCGACAGCGCTGAGCGTCCTGGGTGTGCCGGACGGCCTGACCCTGGCCGACCGGACGCCCGGCGCCGCCGCCCTGATCGTCACCCGGGGGGGCGGCCAGCACGCCAGCCGCCGCTGGGCCGCATTAACACCCACTTAA
- a CDS encoding VOC family protein has protein sequence MKLNYTIMYVPDVATALTFYESAFGLSRRFLHESGDYGELETGETTLAFASHTLGASNFPAGYVRASDSEQPLGMEIALATDDVAQAHRAAIAAGATELMAPTVKPWGQTVSFVRCPAGTLIELCTPMT, from the coding sequence ATGAAGTTGAACTACACCATCATGTACGTCCCAGACGTGGCCACCGCCCTCACGTTCTACGAGTCGGCCTTCGGTCTCTCCCGCCGTTTTCTGCATGAGTCCGGCGACTACGGCGAACTCGAGACCGGTGAGACGACGCTGGCCTTCGCCTCCCATACGTTGGGGGCCAGCAACTTTCCAGCGGGTTACGTCCGGGCCAGCGACTCGGAGCAACCGCTGGGCATGGAAATTGCCCTCGCGACGGATGATGTCGCGCAGGCTCACCGTGCGGCCATCGCGGCGGGCGCCACCGAACTCATGGCACCCACCGTCAAACCATGGGGGCAGACGGTGTCGTTTGTCCGCTGCCCTGCCGGCACACTGATCGAACTGTGCACGCCGATGACCTGA
- a CDS encoding protein with glycoside hydrolase domain gives MARSPGIFPTFFLSGFECSTFHWQHQGRRDLIAETQHDRHVQEDYAMLRSLGIAVAREGIPWPLVERGGQFDFSRLDPVIEAMNRSQIMPIWDLCHYGYPDDLDPQAPDFAERFARYCHAAAHYVTSRTRTPGPSFFTPINEITFFSFCGGEWGWVAPYLKGRDHRMALRLALCRAAIAGVGAIREVDPRARMVNVDPLVYVVPPADRPDLADEARHETFEDTFTAWDILAGRLHPELGGSPEILDIVGVNCYSFGQMEFRESGPHQALGPRDERIQPLAELLGVVWERYGRPIIIAETSGLAEGRPAWLKDVMEESLAAMARGIDLHGVCLFPAVDMPDWHKGTWLHNGICDLIEEGGQLRRAPYPPYVEELRRWQKRLNRVTVLDEDPFSDPVDLEEVRAAAQQLQLQPDRDWS, from the coding sequence ATGGCACGCTCTCCTGGCATCTTTCCGACGTTCTTTCTTTCCGGTTTTGAATGTTCCACCTTTCACTGGCAGCATCAGGGCCGGCGTGACCTGATCGCCGAGACCCAGCATGACCGTCACGTCCAGGAGGACTACGCGATGCTGCGCAGCCTCGGCATCGCCGTTGCGCGTGAGGGCATCCCCTGGCCCCTGGTCGAACGCGGTGGACAGTTCGACTTCTCGCGCCTGGATCCGGTGATCGAGGCGATGAACCGCTCGCAGATCATGCCGATCTGGGACCTGTGCCATTACGGGTATCCGGACGACCTCGACCCTCAGGCGCCGGACTTCGCGGAGCGTTTCGCGCGGTACTGTCACGCGGCGGCCCATTACGTCACCTCGCGCACACGAACGCCCGGGCCGTCATTTTTCACGCCCATCAACGAGATCACCTTCTTCTCGTTCTGTGGCGGCGAATGGGGCTGGGTCGCGCCGTACCTCAAAGGCAGGGATCACCGGATGGCGCTGCGCCTCGCGTTGTGCCGGGCCGCCATCGCAGGGGTGGGCGCGATTCGCGAGGTCGATCCTCGGGCGCGCATGGTGAATGTCGATCCGCTGGTCTACGTGGTGCCGCCCGCCGACCGGCCCGATCTCGCTGATGAGGCTCGGCACGAGACCTTTGAGGACACCTTCACGGCCTGGGACATCCTCGCGGGGCGGCTGCATCCTGAACTCGGCGGTTCGCCGGAGATTCTCGACATCGTCGGCGTGAACTGCTACTCGTTCGGGCAGATGGAATTCCGGGAGTCCGGTCCCCATCAGGCCCTCGGGCCCCGGGACGAGCGCATTCAGCCGCTTGCGGAGCTGCTCGGCGTGGTCTGGGAGCGTTACGGGCGCCCGATCATCATCGCCGAGACGAGCGGACTGGCCGAAGGCCGCCCGGCCTGGCTCAAGGACGTGATGGAGGAGTCGCTGGCGGCCATGGCGCGCGGCATTGACCTGCACGGCGTCTGTCTGTTCCCGGCGGTGGACATGCCCGACTGGCACAAGGGAACGTGGCTGCACAACGGCATCTGTGACCTGATCGAGGAAGGCGGCCAGCTGCGGCGTGCGCCGTACCCTCCCTATGTGGAGGAACTGCGACGCTGGCAGAAACGGCTCAACCGGGTCACCGTGCTCGACGAGGATCCCTTCAGCGATCCGGTGGACCTGGAGGAGGTACGGGCGGCCGCCCAGCAGCTGCAACTTCAACCGGACCGCGACTGGTCGTGA
- a CDS encoding DUF2271 domain-containing protein, whose amino-acid sequence MTNLHPTSDPHATRRTFLARLAAGAAFLAVSRFSPALAAASTGAKSWAKGMALDITFTVATQAGGRVKRPYVAVWIEDAQGSAVRNLTVWVQQSRRNPRWLAELRRWTRQNSELIDTVSSATRNPGTYAVAWDGKTDKGAVAPQGTYYVCVEAAREHGPYSLVREKLTIGSTAFKKVLGADNDVEAVNVSFARA is encoded by the coding sequence ATGACGAACCTGCACCCCACTTCGGACCCTCACGCCACCCGCCGCACATTCCTCGCCCGACTGGCCGCGGGCGCGGCCTTCCTCGCCGTGTCGCGCTTCAGTCCGGCGCTTGCAGCGGCGTCCACCGGCGCCAAATCCTGGGCGAAAGGCATGGCGCTGGACATCACCTTCACCGTGGCCACGCAGGCAGGTGGGCGCGTCAAACGGCCCTACGTGGCCGTGTGGATCGAAGACGCCCAGGGCAGCGCCGTGCGGAACCTGACCGTGTGGGTGCAGCAGAGCCGCCGTAACCCCCGGTGGCTGGCCGAGTTGCGGCGCTGGACGCGGCAGAACAGTGAACTGATCGACACCGTCAGCAGCGCCACCCGCAACCCGGGCACCTACGCCGTGGCCTGGGACGGCAAGACGGACAAGGGGGCCGTGGCGCCACAGGGCACCTACTACGTGTGCGTGGAAGCCGCCCGTGAACATGGTCCCTACAGCCTGGTGCGCGAGAAGCTCACCATCGGGAGTACGGCGTTCAAGAAGGTCCTGGGCGCAGACAACGACGTCGAGGCCGTGAATGTCAGTTTTGCCCGGGCCTGA
- a CDS encoding tyrosine-type recombinase/integrase gives MTEIERRLTTDQAGTLTRAFQHHELDRIIPMLWGNLPTRRRIQLTTNLQTIFTHAEQDGVNLLHPPADLHTWLRTPLTDTLRGPGTARPNTINTRYYTLKQMYDHLIREGLLTTNPTAGYPLPPIERAVTPLPSSEDVTVLLSHLERHDPLLHAAATLIYHHALQYTELEALKWNAFDFSRGLLLRPRTETKLSKEALHALQPLLKQAGGPLHTQDSPKPIFPFENRDAFRLPLWRACKMAGIGNISPRELRLCSLRDHAHTPSDVGFVNAESYRRAVKHAEDLAERLTDQ, from the coding sequence ATGACCGAGATCGAGCGGCGCCTCACCACCGACCAGGCCGGCACCCTCACCCGCGCCTTCCAACACCATGAACTCGACCGCATCATCCCCATGCTCTGGGGCAATCTGCCCACCCGCCGTCGCATTCAACTCACCACCAACCTCCAGACCATCTTCACCCACGCCGAACAGGACGGCGTGAACCTCCTTCATCCCCCCGCCGACCTCCACACCTGGCTCCGCACGCCGCTGACCGACACCCTCCGCGGCCCCGGCACTGCCCGCCCCAACACCATCAACACCCGCTACTACACCCTCAAGCAGATGTACGACCACCTCATCCGCGAAGGCCTCCTCACCACCAACCCCACTGCCGGGTATCCGTTGCCCCCCATCGAGCGCGCCGTGACGCCTCTCCCCTCCTCGGAGGACGTGACCGTCCTCCTCAGTCACCTGGAGCGCCACGATCCACTGCTGCACGCTGCCGCCACGCTCATCTACCACCACGCGCTGCAATACACCGAACTCGAAGCCCTCAAGTGGAATGCCTTCGATTTCAGTCGTGGACTCCTGCTGCGCCCCCGTACGGAGACCAAGCTCAGCAAGGAAGCTCTGCACGCCCTCCAACCCCTGCTGAAACAGGCGGGCGGGCCGCTTCACACCCAGGACTCCCCCAAACCCATCTTCCCCTTCGAGAACCGCGACGCGTTCCGGCTGCCCCTCTGGCGCGCCTGCAAGATGGCGGGGATCGGGAACATCAGCCCCCGGGAACTCAGGTTGTGCAGCCTGCGGGACCACGCCCACACCCCCAGCGACGTCGGCTTCGTGAACGCCGAATCCTACCGCCGCGCCGTCAAACACGCCGAAGACCTCGCCGAACGCCTCACCGACCAGTGA